A single genomic interval of Arachis duranensis cultivar V14167 chromosome 7, aradu.V14167.gnm2.J7QH, whole genome shotgun sequence harbors:
- the LOC107459547 gene encoding putative cyclic nucleotide-gated ion channel 8, with the protein MRKLRFNLKGLGPLPPTGGSGGIRRNDNASKSFGVGMRRGSNGLRVLGRSLKSGVTWASVFPEDLKVSERKIFDPQDKTLLQWNKFFQVLCIISVSFDPLFFYLPYFNHKSFCLAIDSSLASYAVTLRTIFDAIYILRISFQFRTAFIAPSSRVFGRGELVIDLAEIAKRYLQRYFIVDFLSVLPLPQIVVWRYLHDPARTKVLATKTQLLNIVILQYFPRFLRFLPLASEISKTAGVFSENALVGAAYYLTWYMLGSHITGSVWYLLAVERNDTCWRNACMEEEQCFTHFLYCGGSNKRATGYEEWRKISPTILRNKCSADDDDAPFDYGIFNQAITSNIVASINFFPKLCYCLWWGVQNISTLGQGLQASTYVGEILFCIILAVLGLVLFAVLIGKMQNFLQSMSVRLEEMRIRRRDSEQWMHHRLLPPELREKVRRYDKCKWFNTRGVDEESLVQKLPKDLRRDIKRYLCLNLVRRVPLFANMDERLLDAICERLKPCLHTKGTCIIREGDPVNEMLFIVRGQLESVTTDGGRSGFFNRGFLKEGDFCGEELLTWALDPKSSSNLPSSTRTVKAMDEMEAFALEAEELKFVASQFRRLHSRQVQHTFRFYSQQWRTWAAIFIQAAWRRHQRRKIASLHHINKPDDDDDDDQSHHDDDNDDDDDTKALIPSSSSSSSTANTTTAAAATSTMLIGLDSAMYASRFATNLRGQRPRSSSSEGIGLPPQKPREPDFSHLDDDDPR; encoded by the exons ATGAGGAAACTAAGATTTAATCTAAAGGGACTAGGGCCGCTTCCTCCGACTGGTGGGAGTGGCGGAATAAGGAGAAACGACAATGCATCAAAATCTTTTGGGGTAGGAATGAGAAGGGGATCGAATGGGCTAAGAGTACTTGGGAGATCCCTGAAAAGTGGAGTGACGTGGGCATCAGTGTTTCCGGAAGATCTTAAAGTGTCTGAGAGAAAAATATTTGACCCTCAAGACAAGACTCTTCTGCAGTGgaataaattctttcaagttTTGTGTATCATATCTGTATCTTTTGATCCCCTTTTCTTTTATCTCCCATATTTCAATCACAAATCATTCTGTCTCGCCATAGACAGCAGCCTGGCAAGCTATGCAGTTACACTCAGAACAATCTTCGATGCTATCTACATCCTTCGCATAAGTTTCCAGTTTCGCACTGCTTTCATTGCGCCTTCTTCTCGTGTCTTTGGACGGGGTGAACTCGTCATAGATCTTGCAGAAATTGCTAAGAGATATTTGCAACGTTACTTTATTGTTGACTTCCTCTCTGTGTTGCCTTTGCCACAG ATTGTCGTGTGGAGATACCTTCATGATCCAGCGCGCACAAAGGTATTAGCTACAAAAACGCAACTGTTGAACATTGTCATCCTCCAATATTTTCCAAGATTTCTACGCTTTCTACCTTTGGCCTCAGAGATTAGCAAGACAGCAGGTGTTTTTTCGGAGAATGCTTTGGTCGGCGCCGCATATTACTTGACCTGGTACATGCTTGGCAGCCAC ATAACTGGGTCTGTATGGTACTTATTAGCTGTAGAACGTAATGACACGTGCTGGAGGAATGCTTGCATGGAGGAAGAGCAATGTTTCACGCATTTCTTGTACTGTGGGGGTTCAAATAAGCGTGCTACTGGCTATGAAGAATGGAGAAAGATTAGCCCAACGATTCTTAGGAATAAGTGTTCCGCTGATGATGACGACGCCCCATTTGACTATGGAATTTTCAATCAAGCAATAACATCTAATATTGTTGCAtcaatcaatttctttcctaaACTATGTTATTGTTTATGGTGGGGTGTCCAAAACATAAG CACACTTGGTCAAGGGCTTCAAGCTAGCACCTACGTTGGAGAAATTCTATTTTGCATTATATTAGCTGTTTTGGGGCTtgtcctttttgctgttttgaTTGGAAAGATGCAG AACTTTCTTCAATCGATGTCTGTCCGTCTAGAGGAAATGAGGATCAGAAGACGTGACTCAGAGCAATGGATGCACCACCGCTTGCTTCCACCGGAGCTAAGGGAAAAAGTTAGACGCTATGATAAATGTAAATGGTTTAACACACGTGGAGTAGATGAAGAGAGCTTGGTTCAGAAACTTCCCAAAGATCTGAGGAGAGACATCAAAAGATACCTTTGTTTGAATTTGGTCAGAAGG GTTCCTCTGTTTGCCAATATGGATGAGCGGTTGCTAGATGCGATATGCGAGCGGCTGAAGCCGTGTCTGCATACAAAGGGGACGTGCATAATAAGGGAAGGGGATCCGGTGAATGAGATGTTGTTCATCGTACGTGGGCAACTTGAGAGTGTGACGACGGACGGCGGAAGAAGTGGATTCTTCAACAGAGGTTTTCTGAAAGAAGGTGACTTCTGTGGAGAAGAGCTGTTAACATGGGCACTGGACCCAAAATCATCGTCGAATTTACCGTCATCTACAAGGACTGTGAAGGCCATGGATGAAATGGAAGCATTCGCTTTGGAGGCAGAGGAGCTCAAGTTTGTTGCTTCCCAGTTCAGGCGCCTTCACAGCAGGCAGGTTCAGCACACATTCCGTTTCTACTCCCAACAGTGGCGGACTTGGGCTGCCATCTTTATCCAGGCTGCCTGGAGGCGCCACCAGAGGAGGAAAATTGCATCCCTGCACCACATCAACAAGCCTGATGATGACGACGATGATGATCAATCCCATCATGATGATGACAACGACGACGATGATGATACAAAGGCCTTGATTCCATCTTCTTCGtcttcatcttctactgctAATACTActactgctgctgctgctaCTTCTACTATGCTTATTGGGTTAGATTCGGCTATGTATGCTTCCCGGTTTGCAACTAATCTGCGTGGGCAGAGGCCCCGTTCTTCCAGTTCGGAGGGCATCGGCCTTCCCCCCCAAAAGCCTCGAGAACCCGACTTTAGCCatcttgatgatgatgaccCACGCTAA
- the LOC107459750 gene encoding putative receptor-like protein kinase At1g80870 — translation MPSRALPPSVSRAKSKGVFLALSISACAVILCSVLYFLYHLWQSVVHRGAKTIPFDASAPLKLQRFSYKDLKQASNGFDRCNVIGKGGSGTVFRGILRDGKLIAIKRLDSMTVQAEREFQNEVQVLGGLRSPFLVTLLGYCVERNKRVLVYEYMPNRSLQESLFGDADADVTLTWDRRFSIILDVARALEFLHLGCDPPVIHGDVKPSNVLLDADCRAKISDFGLSRIKLDPPDLAVDLFSQDLSGNLTADTHTPTHTHTQSVDEVDFAMALQASSSSKNSISRPCFNVRPLNLNSFNYNPNLAAAEAEITTVNTKGKESSTFDLGGDDWSGKFVPYDDEFSSLDHSKDLTGVHASFADDDKANGKQWGKDWWWKQDGSGELCSRDYVTEWIGSQIGPSNADWVDAKSNVADKAELERSGPMDEASDANGPQLQQVFGMESTVERKKKNPRKMREWWKEEHIAELSKKSSKLKSLQARWKKGLKVPHFDLGRRFYLCKRKNLGEEGGQNEYDQNGEFSFRRGWKKKSTHSVGSDMWSGDLFSRELSSTTSMRGTLCYVAPEYGGCGFLMEKADIYSFGVLILVIVSGRRPLHVLASPMKLEKANLISWCRHLAQAGNILELVDEKLKEHYNKDQASLCINLALACLQRIPELRPDIGDIVKILKGEMDLPPLPFEFSPSPPSRLYSRSRRKQKGTVE, via the coding sequence ATGCCTTCAAGAGCGTTGCCACCAAGTGTTAGCAGGGCAAAGAGCAAGGGCGTGTTCCTTGCACTGTCCATTTCAGCTTGTGCTGTGATCCTGTGCTCTGTGCTTTACTTCCTTTACCATTTGTGGCAGTCTGTGGTGCACAGAGGAGCAAAAACCATCCCGTTCGACGCAAGTGCTCCGTTGAAGCTGCAGAGGTTCTCCTACAAAGACCTGAAGCAAGCGAGCAACGGCTTTGACAGGTGCAACGTGATAGGGAAGGGTGGGTCGGGCACTGTGTTCAGGGGAATACTGAGGGACGGGAAACTGATTGCCATAAAGCGGTTGGACTCCATGACGGTGCAGGCAGAGAGAGAGTTCCAGAATGAGGTGCAGGTTCTGGGAGGGCTGAGGTCACCCTTTTTGGTGACCCTGCTGGGCTACTGTGTGGAAAGGAACAAGAGGGTGTTGGTGTATGAGTACATGCCCAACAGAAGCCTCCAGGAGTCCCTCTTTGGAGATGCAGATGCAGATGTCACCTTGACTTGGGACAGAAGGTTCTCCATTATCCTCGATGTTGCCAGGGCTCTCGAGTTCTTGCACCTTGGATGTGATCCGCCCGTCATACACGGCGATGTCAAGCCTAGCAATGTCCTGCTCGACGCAGACTGCCGTGCCAAGATCTCCGACTTCGGCCTCTCCAGGATTAAGCTCGACCCTCCTGACCTTGCTGTCGACTTGTTCAGCCAGGATCTTTCAGGTAACTTAACTGCCGACACTCACACTCCCACTCACACTCATACTCAGAGTGTTGATGAAGTTGATTTCGCTATGGCCTTGCAAGCCTCCTCTTCCTCCAAGAATAGCATTAGCAGGCCCTGCTTCAATGTTAGACCTCTCAACTTGAATTCTTTCAATTACAATCCCAATCTTGCTGCCGCCGAAGCTGAAATCACCACTGTAAATACTAAAGGCAAGGAAAGCTCTACTTTTGATTTGGGAGGGGATGATTGGAGTGGCAAGTTTGTTCCTTATGATGATGAGTTTTCTAGCCTTGATCATAGCAAGGACCTAACTGGAGTTCATGCTTCTTTCGCGGACGATGACAAGGCAAATGGGAAGCAATGGGGAAAGGACTGGTGGTGGAAACAGGATGGAAGCGGTGAATTATGCAGCAGAGACTATGTCACGGAATGGATAGGGAGTCAGATCGGCCCATCCAACGCAGATTGGGTCGATGCAAAGAGTAACGTTGCCGACAAAGCTGAGTTGGAAAGATCAGGTCCAATGGATGAAGCCAGTGATGCAAACGGACCCCAGCTACAGCAGGTCTTTGGTATGGAAAGCACCGttgagagaaagaagaagaacccgCGGAAGATGCGAGAGTGGTGGAAAGAAGAGCACATTGCTGAATTGAGCAAGAAGAGCAGCAAGCTCAAGAGTCTTCAAGCCAGGTGGAAGAAAGGCTTAAAAGTGCCCCATTTTGATCTGGGCAGAAGATTTTACCTTTGCAAACGAAAGAACTTGGGAGAGGAGGGTGGTCAGAATGAGTATGATCAAAATGGGGAGTTCAGCTTCAGAAGAGgatggaagaagaagagcacTCATTCTGTCGGAAGTGACATGTGGAGTGGGGATCTTTTCAGCCGCGAGCTCAGCAGCACAACCAGCATGAGAGGGACACTGTGCTACGTGGCTCCAGAGTATGGTGGCTGCGGCTTCTTAATGGAGAAGGCCGATATATAtagttttggggttttgattcTTGTGATTGTGTCGGGAAGAAGGCCGCTACATGTTCTGGCATCTCCCATGAAGCTTGAGAAAGCTAATTTGATCAGCTGGTGTAGGCATCTTGCTCAAGCGGGTAACATTTTAGAACTAGTGGACGAGAAATTGAAGGAACATTACAACAAGGACCAAGCAAGCCTTTGTATCAACTTGGCGCTTGCTTGCTTGCAAAGAATTCCAGAGTTGCGCCCTGATATTGGGGACATTGTTAAGATTTTGAAAGGGGAGATGGATCTTCCGCCACTTCCATTTGAGTTCTCCCCTTCACCACCTTCCAGATTATATAGCAGATCAAGGAGAAAACAGAAGGGCACTGTCGAATAG
- the LOC107459810 gene encoding LOW QUALITY PROTEIN: probable fucosyltransferase 8 (The sequence of the model RefSeq protein was modified relative to this genomic sequence to represent the inferred CDS: inserted 1 base in 1 codon): MTMDRLSFKRFRTLLVVGSITFPILFTLILMHQHSIYDLVEGVSNINILAARAQNATTNVLKEGHRNATVQVEERKDQNVVDKMLGGKQQIGSEEQAETPTNADIDKAGSKNHSFEDEKNDATLSTVGFASVRLLDGLLVSTFDEGSCISRYQSYLFRKRSPYKPSAYLISKLRKYEHLHRSCGPHTKSYDKIMGKSTKSSKSGAGEKCKYLVWTASNGLGNRMLTLVAAFLYAILTDRVLLVKFGDDMSDLFCEPFADSSWLLPRNFRYWKDQKHIKTHESMLINKGYNAKELFPSFLILNLQHTHDGHNNFFHCDHCQNLLQRVPVMILWSDQYFVPSLFLIPSFRKDLSKMFPQKDTIFHHLGRYLFHPSNKAWELIGKFYQAHLAKANEKIGLQIRVFNTHRASHQTIINEIIACTLRHKLLPEIDMGKSKTSLKNHATISKAVLVASLYSEYGERLRNMYMMNTTVTGEVIRVSQPSXEIYLLSLCDALVTSPKSTFGYVAHGLGGLKPWILKRPYGETVPEPPCQRAMSMEPCFHYPPKYECSANRTIDFTSLVHHMEHCEDVPNGLRLINDNRKG; this comes from the exons ATGACAATGGATAGATTGAGTTTCAAGAGATTTAGAACATTATTGGTTGTGGGTTCCATAACCTTCCCTATTTTATTCACACTTATTCTGATGCACCAACACTCTATCTATGATCTTGTTGAGGGAGTTTCCAATATTAACATATTGGCTGCAAGGGCCCAAAATGCTACTACCAATGTCTTAAAAGAAGGGCATCGAAATGCTACAGTTCAAGTTGAGGAACGAAAAGATCAGAATGTGGTAG ATAAGATGTTGGGAGGCAAACAACAAATCGGCTCAGAAGAACAAGCTGAGACTCCAACAAACGCAGATATTGATAAAGCTG GTTCAAAGAATCATTCATTTGAAGATGAGAAGAATGATGCAACCCTATCTACAGTTGGCTTTGCTAGTGTCAGACTCCTTGATGGACTTCTAGTTTCCACATTTGATGAAGGATCATGCATTAGTAGGTACCAATCTTACTTGTTTCGCAAACGTTCCCCTTACAAACCTTCTGCATATCTGATATCCAAGCTACGAAAGTATGAACATCTTCATAGAAGTTGTGGACCACATACCAAATCCTATGACAAAATTATGGGAAAGAGCACAAAATCTAGCAAAAGCGGTGCAGGTGAGAAGTGCAAATACCTTGTCTGGACAGCTTCCAATGGCCTAGGGAACAGGATGCTAACCCTGGTTGCAGCATTTCTTTATGCTATCCTCACAGACCGTGTTCTACTAGTCAAATTTGGGGATGATATGTCTGATCTCTTTTGTGAGCCATTTGCTGATTCCTCATGGTTATTGCCCAGGAATTTTCGATATTGGAAGGATCAGAAACATATCAAAACGCATGAAAGCATGCTAATCAATAAGGGATACAATGCAAAGGAGCTTTTTCCATCATTTCTTATTCTTAATCTACAACACACCCATGACGGTCATAATAACTTTTTCCATTGTGATCATTGTCAAAATCTTCTTCAGAGAGTTCCCGTGATGATTTTATGGTCAGATCAATATTTTGTCCCTTCTCTTTTTCTGATTCCATCCTTTAGAAAAGACTTAAGCAAAATGTTCCCCCAGAAAGATACAATTTTTCACCATCTAGGACGTTACCTTTTCCACCCATCAAACAAGGCATGGGAATTAATCGGCAAGTTCTATCAGGCGCACTTAGCCAAGGCAAATGAGAAGATTGGCCTGCAGATTAGGGTATTCAATACTCATAGAGCATCACATCAAACTATTATCAATGAAATCATAGCCTGCACCCTCAGGCACAAGCTTCTTCCTGAAATAGACATGGGAAAGTCGAAAACTTCTTTGAAGAACCATGCCACAATCTCAAAAGCTGTTCTAGTAGCATCATTATACTCTGAATATGGGGAGAGGCTGAGAAATATGTATATGATGAACACAACAGTGACTGGAGAAGTGATAAGAGTTTCTCAGCCAA CAGAAATATATTTGCTGAGTTTGTGTGATGCATTGGTTACTAGTCCCAAGTCCACTTTTGGGTATGTTGCTCATGGTCTTGGAGGTTTGAAGCCGTGGATTCTGAAGAGGCCATATGGGGAAACAGTCCCAGAGCCTCCTTGTCAACGAGCCATGTCCATGGAGCCTTGTTTCCATTATCCTCCCAAGTATGAATGTAGTGCCAATAGAACTATTGACTTCACTTCCCTCGTTCATCACATGGAGCATTGTGAAGATGTACCTAACGGATTAAGGCTGATCAATGATAATCGCAAAGGTTAG
- the LOC107459751 gene encoding lamin-like protein, with the protein MKGEGMMRWVLVLVLLTLSLCGVPVSATDHIVGANRGWNPGINYTLWSNNQTFFVGDLISFRYQKTQYNVFEVNQTGYDNCTTQGAIGNWSSGKDFIPLKKAQRYYFICGNGQCFNGMKVSILVHPLPPPPPAHPPHASAHKSAAPRLHLPALLSSLSSFVWLAWNHI; encoded by the exons ATGAAGGGTGAAGGCATGATGAGGtgggtgttggtgttggtgttgttgaCCCTCTCCCTTTGTGGTGTGCCTGTCAGCGCCACAGACCATATTGTGGGAGCCAACCGTGGGTGGAACCCTGGCATTAACTACACTCTTTGGTCCAATAACCAAACTTTCTTCGTGGGCGACCTCATCT CATTTAGGTACCAGAAAACGCAGTACAATGTGTTTGAGGTGAACCAGACTGGCTACGACAACTGCACCACACAAGGGGCCATTGGCAACTGGAGTAGCGGCAAAGACTTCATACCCCTCAAAAAGGCGCAAAGGTACTACTTCATCTGCGGCAATGGTCAATGCTTTAACGGAATGAAGGTCTCCATACTTGTGCATCCCctccctcctcctcctccagcTCATCCTCCTCATGCCTCCGCCCATAAATCTGCTGCTCCGCGCCTTCATCTTCCCGCTCTGCTCTCCTCCCTCTCTTCTTTTGTTTGGCTTGCTTGGAATCACATCTAG
- the LOC107459579 gene encoding chaperone protein dnaJ 8, chloroplastic, with product MAVAGVIGGNSWSWMQLGCQERKQKRLEICCSSSSSSLTDCYKTLRVQPGASQSEVKKAFRQLALQYHPDVCRGSKCGVQFHQINQAYDVVMSNLRGESNEMEMEMHEACEDDAGIDEAMRGMNDPDWDLWEEWMGWEGAGIRDYSSHINPYI from the exons ATGGCTGTTGCTGGGGTTATTGGTGGTAATTCATGGTCATGGATGCAATTAGGATgtcaagaaagaaaacagaaaagacTTGAGATTTGttgctcctcttcttcttcttctttgacgGATTGTTATAAGACCTTAAGAGTCCAACCCGGTGCGTCTCAATCCGAGGTTAAGAAGGCTTTTAGACAGCTTGCACTGCAG TACCATCCAGATGTATGCAGAGGGAGCAAATGCGGGGTGCAGTTTCACCAAATCAACCAGGCTTATGAT GTTGTAATGTCCAATTTGAGAGGAGAATCCAATGAAATGGAAATGGAAATGCACGAAGCATGCGAAGATGATGCAGGCATCGATGAAGCAATGAGGGGAATGAATGATCCAGATTGGGACCTGTGGGAAGAGTGGATGGGATGGGAAGGAGCAGGAATTCGTGATTATTCATCTCACATTAATCCTTACATTTGA
- the LOC107459589 gene encoding uncharacterized protein LOC107459589, whose product MTLTRGEPSSPEAESSAILLPSLPLWLFGSATTCFSTSNYLRQCNCISSSLVSGSLLLFFSPSPPVQQHVVQQLEKREAQVIEEEQQQATVVAPREKKEPPATVLAESVETETEQALVVITDKNRGNGTTADISS is encoded by the exons ATGACACTCACCCGAGGGGAACCGTCGTCCCCGGAGGCAGAATCATCCGCCATCCTGCTCCCCTCTCTGCCGCTCTGGCTCTTTGGCTCTGCAACTACATGTTTCTCTACCTCTAACTATCTGCGACAGTGTAACTGCATCTCTTCCTCTCTGGTCTCTGGTTCGCTGTTGCTCTTCTTCTCGCCTTCGCCGCCAGTTCAG cAACATGTTGTGCAACAACTAGAAAAGAGAGAAGCACAAGTAATTGAGGAGGAACAACAGCAGGCAACGGTGGTGGCACCACGAGAGAAAAAGGAACCACCGGCTACTGTGTTGGCAGAATCTGTGGAAACGGAAACAGAGCAGGCACTAGTGGTGATAACTGATAAGAATAGAGGAAATGGAACCACAGCAGACATTAGTAGTTAG